The Kaistella daneshvariae genomic sequence GTAAAAAGATAAAATATTGAGGCTGCGCATGTTAAATTTTGTTTAAAGAAAAAATTTATTTCCGGAAATTTCTTAAATTCGGGTTGTAAATATTAACCTAAAATTATTTGATTTATGAAAAAAATCTTTACTTTTTTAAGTGTGGTTGCTATCACAGCAACGGCCTTTACGCAGGAACTTTTAACCAATCCTGGGTTTGAAACAGGTCTGTCACCTTGGGCTGCTGGTCCTACGAATACTTACACAGCACCGGCAATCATTACGACAGATGCTCACAGCGGAGCTCAATCTGCAGGTTACGTAACGGTAAGTGCCACCACAGGCTTTTACCAAAATGTGGCGGTGACCGCAGGTGAAACATACGTTATTTCTTTCTGGTATAAAGGAACCGGAAATGGTACGGATTCAAGAGCAAGACTTTGGAGTCTTTATAAAGATACAAATGGTGGTACAGTTTATACCACAAGTAAAGCTGAAGAGGATCCTTTCAGAAGTAACAACGGATATTTACCGGAAGCAACAACGTGGACAAAATATACCGCTGAGATGATTGCAGGTCCTAATGCCACCAACTTGGAAGTGGCATTTCGTGTCTATGCAGGAGCTACAAATTTTATGGTCGACGATTTTTCGGTGATGAACAAAAAAGATTTAGCGGTTTCTGATATTTCTGCTTTTGACAAGCAAATTAAAATGAACACCGATCTTGGCAATGCACTCACCGTGTTTCTTCCATCAAAAGCAACCGTAAATATTTACACCGCTGAGGGAAGATTGGTAAGCTCAACACGTGTTAACAGTGGTGATGCAATCAATACTTCATCATTGAAAAAAGGGATGTATATTGTAACGGTAGATAACGGAACTGCGAAAGTGAGCAGAAAAGCTGTTAAAAACTAAATTCTTTAGCTCAAACTAAAGCGGTTCTTCGGAGCCGCTTTTTTTTTAAAACCAGCCGCGCCGTAGATAACTGGTAATGGCGGAAATGTTTAAGCTCAACGTAAAACGTATTCTTTTGCCGTAATCTTTAAATGCCGGTTCGAAGCCCAATGAACTTTGGATGGGAAAATACACTTCAAGAAAATCCGGAATCACCTTTAATTTAATGCCGGAAT encodes the following:
- a CDS encoding T9SS type A sorting domain-containing protein, with amino-acid sequence MKKIFTFLSVVAITATAFTQELLTNPGFETGLSPWAAGPTNTYTAPAIITTDAHSGAQSAGYVTVSATTGFYQNVAVTAGETYVISFWYKGTGNGTDSRARLWSLYKDTNGGTVYTTSKAEEDPFRSNNGYLPEATTWTKYTAEMIAGPNATNLEVAFRVYAGATNFMVDDFSVMNKKDLAVSDISAFDKQIKMNTDLGNALTVFLPSKATVNIYTAEGRLVSSTRVNSGDAINTSSLKKGMYIVTVDNGTAKVSRKAVKN